One window from the genome of Streptomyces sp. NBC_00708 encodes:
- a CDS encoding PA14 domain-containing protein → MRRQTPHPRALFRTAACAAALLIPLGATLVPAAAAAPASAASTTFKAGDPATTVHGLKGEYFSMSAPGARDFDKLGGVALEPQINFPGLTGTFQSTTGQTENTTARWTGFLTAPEDGDYTFAASGDNGFRLFIDGKAVIDHWQPDWDNEQTSEPISLKAGEPHEFKLEMFQDTGGANMFLRWSSATLAKQFVPESAFTPPADFEVYPVGLSVADNGTELHAVFDDKVSDYADLKNHLTVEADTTPMPVKSVTRARGGKELVVKLDAAVLKDQRVKIAYDGKAGLKSGGETVPEINRTATNNSTHRLTTKWGDKVDRNHPLPEYPRPQQVRDKWQNLNGPWEFAGAKAGEKPVFGKKLGERITVPYPVESQLSGVERHEDHMFYRKLVTVPKNWAVKGDKHGRNNRLKLNFGAVDYQATVWVNGKQVAEHTGGYTAFTADITDAIKGSGPQEIVVGVTDTTGADQPTGKQSANPGGIFYTASSGIWQTVWMEPVAPAAVDSLTTTPDIDKGNLALTVNSEDASKSATVTAVARDKKGKVVGRISGPANRELSLPVAKQHLWSPDDPYLYDLEVTLKDGGSKDTVDSYFGMRSVGIANVGGYQKIVLNGKPFFSLAQLDQGFYPDGLNTAPSDDALVFDLKAQKDLGFNSVRKHIKVEPARWYYHADQLGLFVWQDFVSGNLTNEKGHQAFLDQGAEMMKQLHNYPSIGSWIVFNEGWGEWDRTETGKITERVQAADPSRIVNAHSGVNCCNSKGDSGKGDIIDHHDYNNTDPAFPDAGRAAMDGEHGGFTLRMPGHMWPGAPTVIYSGVADKAALTAKYVENTRKYYLEAAGAELSGSIYTQVTDLENELNGLWTYDRREIKVDAAQVRKINREVIAAGAAAGTRTPVKGGGSWSLDENKGTKAADSGPNHKDLTLSEGTSWTTGVHGSALKFNGEGQYAETNGPVVDTTGDYTVSAWASLDALPGNYATVVSQDGRRQENPFYLQYGQGAFAFSTPGAHRARAEIKPELGHWYHLVGVRSGDEIKLYVDGKLASTAPAGSADVSSGALSVGRAKWSGNNTDFWNGSVDQVQVYDKALTDQEVTALYDGGKA, encoded by the coding sequence TTGAGACGACAAACGCCCCACCCCCGCGCTCTGTTCAGGACGGCGGCCTGCGCCGCCGCGCTTCTCATTCCCCTCGGTGCCACGCTCGTCCCGGCCGCCGCAGCCGCCCCCGCGAGCGCCGCATCGACCACCTTCAAGGCCGGTGACCCGGCCACCACCGTCCACGGGCTGAAGGGCGAGTACTTCAGCATGTCCGCGCCCGGCGCGCGGGACTTCGACAAGCTCGGCGGGGTCGCCCTCGAACCGCAGATCAACTTCCCCGGTCTCACGGGCACGTTCCAGTCCACCACCGGGCAGACCGAGAACACCACGGCCCGCTGGACCGGCTTCCTCACCGCTCCCGAGGACGGCGACTACACGTTCGCCGCCAGCGGCGACAACGGCTTCCGGTTGTTCATCGACGGCAAGGCCGTCATCGACCACTGGCAGCCGGACTGGGACAACGAGCAGACCAGCGAGCCGATATCGCTCAAGGCCGGCGAGCCGCACGAGTTCAAGCTGGAGATGTTCCAGGACACCGGCGGCGCCAACATGTTCCTGCGCTGGTCCAGCGCGACTCTGGCCAAGCAGTTCGTCCCGGAGTCCGCCTTCACCCCGCCCGCCGACTTCGAGGTCTACCCCGTCGGGCTGAGCGTCGCGGACAACGGCACCGAGCTGCACGCCGTCTTCGACGACAAGGTCAGCGACTACGCGGACCTGAAGAACCACCTCACCGTCGAGGCCGACACCACCCCGATGCCGGTCAAGTCCGTCACCCGGGCCCGCGGCGGCAAGGAACTCGTCGTCAAGCTGGACGCGGCCGTCCTCAAGGACCAGCGCGTCAAGATCGCGTACGACGGTAAGGCCGGCCTGAAGTCGGGCGGCGAGACCGTGCCCGAGATCAACCGCACGGCCACCAACAACTCCACGCACCGCCTCACCACCAAGTGGGGCGACAAGGTCGACCGCAACCACCCGCTGCCCGAGTACCCCCGGCCGCAGCAGGTGCGCGACAAGTGGCAGAACCTCAACGGCCCGTGGGAGTTCGCCGGCGCCAAGGCGGGCGAGAAGCCCGTCTTCGGCAAGAAGCTCGGTGAGCGGATCACCGTGCCGTATCCGGTGGAGTCGCAGCTCTCGGGTGTCGAGCGCCACGAAGACCACATGTTCTACCGCAAGCTCGTCACCGTCCCGAAGAACTGGGCCGTCAAGGGCGACAAGCACGGCAGGAACAACCGGCTGAAGCTCAACTTCGGTGCCGTCGACTACCAGGCGACCGTCTGGGTCAACGGCAAGCAGGTCGCCGAGCACACCGGCGGCTACACCGCCTTCACCGCCGACATCACCGACGCCATCAAGGGCAGCGGCCCCCAGGAGATCGTCGTCGGGGTCACCGACACCACCGGCGCCGACCAGCCCACCGGCAAGCAGTCGGCCAACCCGGGCGGCATCTTCTACACCGCCTCGTCCGGTATCTGGCAGACCGTCTGGATGGAGCCCGTCGCCCCGGCGGCCGTCGACTCCCTGACGACCACCCCGGACATCGACAAGGGCAACCTCGCCCTGACGGTCAACTCCGAGGACGCCTCGAAGTCCGCCACGGTCACCGCCGTCGCCCGCGACAAGAAGGGCAAGGTCGTCGGCAGGATCAGCGGCCCGGCCAACCGCGAGCTGAGCCTCCCGGTCGCCAAGCAGCACCTGTGGTCACCCGACGACCCGTACCTGTACGACCTGGAGGTCACCCTCAAGGACGGCGGCTCCAAGGACACCGTCGACAGCTACTTCGGGATGCGCTCCGTCGGCATCGCCAACGTCGGCGGCTACCAGAAGATCGTCCTCAACGGGAAGCCGTTCTTCTCGCTCGCCCAGCTCGACCAGGGCTTCTACCCGGACGGCCTGAACACCGCGCCCAGTGACGACGCGCTGGTCTTCGACCTGAAGGCGCAGAAGGACCTCGGCTTCAACTCCGTGCGCAAGCACATCAAGGTCGAGCCCGCCCGCTGGTACTACCACGCCGACCAGCTCGGTCTGTTCGTGTGGCAGGACTTCGTCTCCGGCAACCTCACCAACGAGAAGGGCCACCAGGCCTTCCTCGACCAGGGCGCCGAGATGATGAAGCAGCTCCACAACTACCCCTCGATCGGTTCCTGGATCGTCTTCAACGAGGGCTGGGGCGAGTGGGACCGCACCGAGACCGGCAAGATCACCGAGCGGGTCCAGGCCGCCGACCCCTCCCGCATCGTCAACGCCCACAGCGGTGTCAACTGCTGCAACTCGAAGGGTGACTCGGGCAAGGGCGACATCATCGACCACCACGACTACAACAACACCGACCCCGCCTTCCCGGACGCCGGCCGCGCCGCGATGGACGGCGAGCACGGCGGCTTCACCCTGCGGATGCCCGGCCACATGTGGCCCGGCGCCCCGACCGTGATCTACAGCGGCGTCGCCGACAAGGCCGCGCTCACCGCCAAGTACGTCGAGAACACCCGTAAGTACTACCTGGAGGCGGCCGGCGCCGAACTCTCCGGCTCCATCTACACCCAGGTGACCGACCTGGAGAACGAGCTCAACGGCCTCTGGACGTACGACCGCCGCGAGATCAAGGTCGACGCCGCCCAGGTCCGCAAGATCAACCGCGAGGTCATCGCCGCCGGTGCCGCGGCCGGCACCCGCACCCCCGTCAAGGGCGGCGGCTCCTGGTCCCTCGACGAGAACAAGGGCACCAAGGCCGCCGACAGCGGCCCGAACCACAAGGACCTGACCCTCTCCGAGGGCACGTCCTGGACCACCGGTGTGCACGGCTCGGCGCTGAAGTTCAACGGTGAGGGCCAGTACGCGGAGACCAACGGCCCGGTCGTCGACACCACCGGCGACTACACCGTCTCCGCCTGGGCCTCCCTGGACGCCCTCCCGGGCAACTACGCCACCGTCGTCAGCCAGGACGGCCGGCGCCAGGAGAACCCGTTCTACCTCCAGTACGGACAGGGCGCGTTCGCCTTCTCCACCCCCGGCGCCCACCGGGCCCGCGCCGAGATCAAGCCCGAGCTCGGCCACTGGTACCACCTGGTCGGCGTCCGCAGCGGTGACGAGATCAAGCTGTACGTGGACGGCAAGCTCGCCTCCACCGCCCCGGCCGGATCGGCCGACGTCAGCAGCGGCGCCCTGTCCGTGGGCCGCGCCAAGTGGTCGGGCAACAACACCGACTTCTGGAACGGCTCCGTGGACCAGGTCCAGGTGTACGACAAGGCGCTCACCGACCAGGAGGTGACCGCCCTGTACGACGGCGGAAAGGCGTAA
- a CDS encoding NADH:flavin oxidoreductase/NADH oxidase, translating into MSALFEPYTLRSLVVPNRVWMAPMCQYSAAVEGPETGVPGDWHFAHLAARATGGTGLILTEATAVSPEGRISPADLGIWNDAQAEAFRRITGFVKAQGSAAGIQLAHAGRKASTAAPWTGGGPVGPDAHGWTPVAPSPLPFDEGYPVPHELTADEIAGVVDDFREAARRAVEAGFQVAEVHGAHGYLIGQFLSPHTNHRTDEYGGSYENRVRFALQVVDAVREVWPEDLPVFFRVSATDWLTENPEDEREGWTADETVRLAAQLKEHGVDLLDVSTGGNAPRVRIATGPGYQVPFAERVRKETSLPVAAVGLITDPQHAEKILTEGRADAVLLGRELLRSPSWARDAARALNGTVHAPVPYGYAI; encoded by the coding sequence GTGAGTGCCCTCTTCGAGCCCTACACCCTCAGGTCGCTTGTCGTGCCCAACCGGGTGTGGATGGCGCCCATGTGCCAGTACAGCGCCGCGGTGGAGGGGCCGGAGACGGGTGTGCCGGGCGACTGGCACTTCGCCCACCTCGCGGCCCGCGCCACCGGCGGCACCGGCCTGATCCTCACCGAGGCCACGGCGGTCAGCCCCGAGGGCCGGATCAGCCCGGCCGACCTCGGCATCTGGAACGACGCCCAGGCCGAGGCGTTCCGCCGGATCACCGGCTTCGTCAAGGCGCAGGGCTCCGCGGCCGGCATCCAGCTCGCCCACGCCGGCCGCAAGGCGTCGACCGCGGCGCCCTGGACCGGCGGTGGCCCCGTCGGCCCCGACGCGCACGGCTGGACCCCGGTCGCCCCGAGCCCGCTGCCCTTCGACGAGGGCTACCCGGTGCCGCACGAGCTGACCGCCGACGAGATCGCCGGTGTCGTCGACGACTTCCGCGAGGCCGCCCGCCGCGCCGTCGAGGCCGGCTTCCAGGTCGCCGAGGTGCACGGTGCGCACGGCTACCTCATCGGCCAGTTCCTCTCCCCGCACACCAACCACCGCACCGACGAGTACGGGGGAAGCTACGAGAACCGCGTGCGCTTCGCCCTCCAGGTCGTCGACGCCGTGCGCGAGGTGTGGCCCGAGGACCTGCCCGTCTTCTTCCGGGTCTCCGCGACGGACTGGCTCACCGAGAACCCCGAGGACGAGCGCGAGGGCTGGACCGCCGACGAGACCGTACGGCTGGCGGCGCAGCTCAAGGAGCACGGGGTCGACCTGCTCGACGTCTCCACCGGCGGCAACGCGCCGCGCGTCCGCATCGCGACCGGCCCCGGCTACCAGGTGCCCTTCGCCGAGCGCGTCAGGAAGGAGACCTCGCTGCCCGTGGCGGCCGTCGGTCTCATCACCGACCCGCAGCACGCCGAGAAGATCCTCACCGAGGGCCGCGCGGACGCCGTGCTCCTCGGCCGTGAACTGCTGCGCAGCCCCTCCTGGGCCCGCGACGCCGCCCGTGCGCTGAACGGCACCGTACACGCCCCGGTCCCGTACGGCTACGCGATCTGA
- a CDS encoding DUF1876 domain-containing protein yields MTRTAVGWHIELEFEEDTHRTRAAALVRLSDGQEVRAHGYASRHPSDAEQPRVGEEIAGARALNELAMKLLTKAHDEIDEASGRSSYPLSPH; encoded by the coding sequence ATGACCCGAACCGCTGTCGGCTGGCACATCGAGCTGGAATTCGAGGAGGACACCCACCGCACCCGCGCGGCCGCCCTGGTGCGGCTCTCCGACGGACAGGAGGTACGCGCGCACGGCTACGCCAGCCGCCATCCCTCGGACGCCGAGCAGCCCCGGGTGGGGGAGGAGATCGCCGGAGCCCGCGCGCTGAACGAACTGGCGATGAAACTGCTGACCAAGGCCCACGACGAGATCGACGAGGCCTCCGGCCGCAGCTCGTACCCGCTGAGCCCCCACTGA
- a CDS encoding glycosyl hydrolase 115 family protein, with protein sequence MDNDTPRPASRRSVLGLGLGLTALTATPLGSLVGLTGEASATGHGPAARPTDPGAYIAFTASRGSFPLVRRGRATPVLVSDRDWPGVVRVAGDLRDDIERVTGVRPALAHGAVPKAREITLIGTVGRSPLIDRLVADGRLDVSSIRGKWETSLQTVVDEPFPGVERAFVIAGSDQRGTVFGTYDVSRGIGVSPWYWWDDVTPVHRDEIHVRPGLHTQGTPAVKYRGFFINDENPALGTWAPAHFGPGKAPGFEGGFNAGFYARVFEVMLRLKANYLWPAVWGRAFAEDDPLNHATAKAYGVVMGTSHEAPMMRGIEEWNRHAVAAVRDSDGNITTPGHDPYGGTGEWSFRRNAAALKAYWAEGIRRMKDEDFEGVVTLGMRGNGDVSLPDGDGIELMTEIIATQRQILAEVSGRDVTTIPQVWTLYKEVQRYWDRGLRVPDDVTVVLTDDNWANIRKLPDPAEKPRQGGYGLYYHFDYVGVGRNYKWVDTTSLPNMWDQLHQCAAYGNHGLWVTNAGDLKGNELPTQFFLEYAWNPERWTLDRLPEWEETYARQNFGEKQADEIASVLRTYARLQARRKPELLNRRISLDPAKDPATDSSAVVYDDRASPFGLVHYRELERVTEEWRLLGEQAERIGRRLPASAQDAWYELVGYEVAATANLYALREAGFTNLHYAAQGRALTNTLAATAEARLADDFALADRFNAEIAGGKWQGFQTQPHIDYGDIDRYGPNAPWQQPEIDNVALKDVLFPAVTRIDLPARAGMGVAVDGSTAWWPHETAPAVLPVFSPYQTRPAQYIEVFNRGRAPFDYRVRTGAPWLTADRVRGRVDTQDRITLRVDWDRAPKGVTRVPVTVGGPDGTEVVITAVIDRPALSRARLGGFVEAGGYVSIEADHYHRAVGGGGIEWQRIPDIGRTGAGMEPFPVTAARQTPGGRSPRLEYRVSLFTTGPVTLHTYLSPRNNPLPTDGLTYAVSFDDAVPQRVNVTKATGADDGTMNAQWARNTSDNVNVTSTVHRIAAPGTHVLKFWMVDPTVVLQNLVIDTGGLEPSYLGPPESLRLD encoded by the coding sequence ATGGACAACGACACCCCGCGGCCCGCCAGCCGCAGATCGGTTCTCGGCCTCGGCCTCGGGCTCACCGCACTCACCGCGACACCGCTCGGCTCCCTCGTGGGGCTCACCGGCGAGGCGTCGGCCACCGGGCACGGCCCCGCCGCCCGGCCCACCGACCCCGGCGCGTACATCGCGTTCACCGCCTCGCGCGGCAGCTTCCCGCTGGTCAGGCGCGGGCGGGCGACGCCGGTCCTGGTCAGCGACCGCGACTGGCCGGGCGTCGTACGGGTCGCGGGCGACCTCCGCGACGACATCGAACGCGTCACCGGTGTCCGCCCCGCCCTCGCGCACGGGGCGGTCCCGAAGGCCCGCGAGATCACGCTCATCGGGACCGTGGGCCGCAGCCCCCTCATCGACCGGCTCGTCGCCGACGGCCGGCTCGACGTCTCCTCGATCCGGGGCAAGTGGGAGACCAGTCTCCAGACCGTCGTCGACGAGCCGTTCCCCGGAGTGGAGCGCGCCTTCGTCATCGCGGGCAGCGACCAGCGCGGGACCGTCTTCGGCACGTACGACGTCTCGCGGGGGATCGGCGTCTCGCCCTGGTACTGGTGGGACGACGTCACCCCCGTACACCGCGACGAGATCCACGTACGGCCCGGACTCCACACCCAGGGCACCCCGGCCGTGAAGTACCGCGGCTTCTTCATCAACGACGAGAACCCGGCCCTCGGCACCTGGGCGCCCGCCCACTTCGGACCCGGCAAGGCCCCCGGCTTCGAGGGCGGCTTCAACGCCGGCTTCTACGCCCGGGTCTTCGAGGTCATGCTCCGGCTCAAGGCCAACTACCTGTGGCCTGCCGTCTGGGGCCGCGCCTTCGCCGAGGACGACCCGCTCAACCACGCCACCGCCAAGGCGTACGGCGTGGTCATGGGCACCTCGCACGAAGCGCCCATGATGCGCGGCATCGAGGAGTGGAACCGGCACGCCGTCGCCGCCGTACGCGACAGCGACGGGAACATCACCACCCCCGGCCACGACCCCTACGGCGGCACCGGCGAGTGGTCCTTCCGCCGCAACGCCGCGGCGCTGAAGGCGTACTGGGCGGAGGGCATCCGCCGGATGAAGGACGAGGACTTCGAGGGCGTCGTCACCCTCGGCATGCGCGGCAACGGCGACGTCAGCCTCCCCGACGGCGACGGCATCGAGCTGATGACCGAGATCATCGCCACCCAGCGCCAGATCCTGGCCGAGGTCTCCGGCCGGGACGTCACCACGATCCCGCAGGTCTGGACGCTCTACAAGGAGGTCCAGCGCTACTGGGACCGGGGCCTGCGCGTCCCCGACGACGTCACCGTGGTCCTCACCGACGACAACTGGGCCAATATCCGCAAACTCCCCGACCCCGCCGAGAAGCCGAGGCAGGGCGGTTACGGGCTGTACTACCACTTCGACTACGTCGGCGTCGGCCGCAACTACAAGTGGGTGGACACCACATCCCTGCCCAACATGTGGGACCAGCTCCACCAGTGCGCGGCCTACGGCAACCACGGTCTGTGGGTCACCAACGCCGGCGACCTCAAGGGCAACGAGCTGCCGACCCAGTTCTTCCTGGAGTACGCCTGGAACCCGGAGCGCTGGACCCTGGACCGGCTGCCCGAGTGGGAGGAGACCTACGCCCGGCAGAACTTCGGCGAGAAGCAGGCCGACGAGATCGCCTCCGTCCTGCGCACCTACGCCCGGCTCCAGGCGCGCCGCAAGCCCGAACTCCTCAACCGCCGGATCAGCCTCGACCCGGCCAAGGACCCCGCCACCGACAGCTCGGCCGTCGTGTACGACGACCGGGCGTCGCCGTTCGGCCTCGTCCACTACCGCGAGCTGGAACGCGTCACCGAGGAATGGCGGCTCCTCGGGGAGCAGGCCGAACGGATCGGGCGCCGGCTGCCCGCGTCCGCCCAGGACGCCTGGTACGAACTGGTCGGCTACGAGGTGGCGGCCACGGCCAACCTGTACGCGCTGCGCGAGGCGGGGTTCACCAACCTCCACTACGCGGCCCAGGGCCGGGCCCTCACCAACACCCTGGCGGCCACCGCCGAGGCACGGCTCGCCGACGACTTCGCGCTGGCCGACCGCTTCAACGCCGAGATCGCCGGCGGCAAGTGGCAGGGCTTCCAGACCCAGCCGCACATCGACTACGGCGACATCGACCGCTACGGGCCCAACGCCCCCTGGCAGCAGCCCGAGATCGACAACGTGGCTCTGAAGGACGTGCTCTTCCCGGCCGTCACACGTATCGACCTGCCCGCGCGGGCGGGGATGGGCGTCGCCGTGGACGGCTCCACCGCCTGGTGGCCGCACGAGACCGCACCCGCCGTGCTGCCGGTGTTCAGCCCGTACCAGACCCGGCCCGCCCAGTACATCGAGGTGTTCAACCGGGGCCGCGCGCCGTTCGACTACCGGGTGCGGACCGGCGCCCCCTGGCTGACCGCCGACCGGGTGCGCGGCCGGGTGGACACGCAGGACCGGATCACCCTGCGCGTCGACTGGGACCGGGCGCCGAAGGGGGTGACCCGTGTCCCGGTCACGGTCGGCGGGCCGGACGGAACGGAGGTCGTGATCACGGCGGTGATCGACCGCCCCGCGCTCTCCCGCGCCCGGCTCGGCGGCTTCGTCGAGGCCGGGGGCTATGTGTCCATCGAGGCCGACCACTACCACCGGGCCGTCGGCGGCGGGGGGATCGAGTGGCAGCGCATCCCGGACATCGGACGCACCGGCGCCGGGATGGAGCCCTTCCCGGTCACCGCCGCCCGGCAGACCCCCGGCGGCCGGAGCCCGCGCCTGGAATACCGGGTCAGCCTCTTCACCACCGGCCCGGTCACCCTTCACACGTACCTCTCGCCCCGCAACAACCCGCTGCCGACCGACGGGCTCACCTACGCCGTCTCCTTCGACGACGCCGTGCCGCAGCGGGTGAACGTCACGAAGGCGACGGGGGCCGACGACGGGACCATGAACGCGCAGTGGGCCCGCAACACCTCCGACAACGTCAACGTCACCAGCACCGTCCACCGGATCGCCGCCCCCGGCACGCATGTGCTGAAATTCTGGATGGTCGATCCGACGGTGGTGCTCCAGAACCTGGTGATCGACACCGGCGGCCTCGAACCCAGCTACCTGGGTCCGCCGGAGAGCCTCCGGCTGGACTGA